A genomic segment from Chanos chanos chromosome 2, fChaCha1.1, whole genome shotgun sequence encodes:
- the LOC115805528 gene encoding cytokine-like protein 1 has protein sequence MRPRYLSLVFFFSFVWLANCAPPTCYSRVLGLGKEIMEILDKVHKYQRTKTCAEILPPLFLDVHNSCLTAKLRDLLYILENHPTENCRERPRIIQLKRKARSLYVIINRVCYRDLVFFTNDCEALETGHSSPRYGEDRLQLLEER, from the exons ATGAGGCCACGGTACTTATCTCTCgtcttctttttcagttttgtttggcTGGCAAACTGTGCTCCCCCGACATGCTACTCTCGTGTCCTAGGGCTCGGCAAAGAGATCATGGAGATATTAGACAAAGTGCACAAATATCAGCGTACG aaaACCTGCGCAGAAATTCTGCCTCCTTTATTTCTGGATGTTCAT AACTCCTGCCTTACAGCCAAATTGCGTGACCTTCTGTACATTTTGGAGAACCATCCCACGGAAAACTGCAGAGAACGTCCCAGAATCATTCAGCTGAAACGCAAAGCCAGGAGTCTCTACGTCATCATCAATCGGGTGTGCTACCGG GATCTGGTGTTTTTCACAAATGACTGTGAAGCTCTTGAGACTGGACACAGCAGCCCAAGATATGGCGAGGACAGACTGCAGCTACTAGAGGAGAGAtga